In Colletotrichum higginsianum IMI 349063 chromosome 1, whole genome shotgun sequence, the DNA window AAATCAGCCGATGCGCTCAGCCTCATCCAGCAGCTTCTCAACGCTGAACCTCTCGTCGCCGGTACGGAACCACTCCAGCAGCTTCTGCCTCTCCGCCGCCCTTTCTTTGCCCTCAGCGTCGCCGTAGAATCTCTGCAGGCACATAACGAGCCACTGTGCGTGCGCCGTCTTGACGCCCCGGTCCTCCAAGCACTTGCCCTGCATCAGCACAACGCCCCTATCGTCTGCCAGGTCCGTGTGGTGCGTGATGGTCGTGTGCGGCTGCGCGTACTCGCCGCGCGCCTTGAACTCGGCCAGCTGTGTGAACAtgaccgtcgccgtccgcgatGCCTTGTCGAACACCCACTGCAGGAAGTGGATCTCGGCGCCTTGCTGCTCGTGCGGCACCGGCAGTATGAACTGCGGGTTCTGCCGCGCGAGAGCCTCCATGATGCGGTATGCCGGGGTCGGGATCACGGCGCAGAGGCTCGTCGGGTCGGAGGCGTGGCGCAGACGCCAGATCGCCGTGAGCTCCTTGTCGGGCAGCTCGCGCACCTTGGGGAggtcgaggatctcgtcgagggGCTTGATGCCGTTGCCCGAGGAGCCGGGGAGTGGcggctgcttctgctggcAGGTATTAgccggggcggcgccgccttcagATGCGCCGGTGGCTGTTGTGGGTATCGCCTTCGGCGCGGGCTCGTCATTGAGGAGGCTATCGAGTCCGGGGACCGAGATGGcgtccttctgcttctcttcctgGATCTTCTCCGAGTAGGcggccttgagctcgtcAATGGTGGAGACGCCCTCCTGACGCGCCTTCTGCTCGAGCTTGGCACGGTATTTCTCTACGACGGTTCGGGGCTGTTGGGTCGTGGCAAGGAAGCGCACGTCGTGAACCTGGGCCCAGCGGCGCTGGTTCGAGGCGCGGAAGGCGCGTGCCGACGAGGTGACAATGTGCCGGAGGGCAGGGATGCGGCAAGACGCCATTATAGGTGGTTGATTATGGGTTTTCGCTCTTCTGTAGATTGTAGTTTGACGGACAAACCGCGGGCGGTGGTATTGGTTGTGGTGACGGAACGAATTGTCTGGAGAGAGTGTTTTTCGAGAATGTCATTAAGAGGCTGCAGCATCTTCAATCGAAAAGCTACTGTGGGGCCCGGATGGTGGGGCCGGTTTTCGGCGCCGTCAAAGTGCCGACCATTTgtcgagtgcgccgggtatTGTCTCCGCGACATGAACCTCGAATCGGTGACAGCTGCGGATCGTTGAATGCTCAAAACATATTCAACCCCGATTCAAAGAGTAAACGAAACAAATTTATTGGGTCATCTGCAGTATGGGCCAACAGCGCAGGAAAGCTTACCTAGGGTGGGCGTATCCATTGCGGATCGCCTCGGCGGATCGCCTCGGCGGGTTCATCGCGTCTCTCTTTCAGCTATAAATGTTGCACTTCTTATCCACAAGAACTGCTTCAGTACTTCCAAATCATTTTAAACATGATTTGTGGCTTTATAACTGCTGCAATAAGTACACAAGGGCATTTATGAGCACCCACAGGTATCCTACTTCGTATTCACTTCCCAGTCTTATCGTCCTCCGTCTCAGACTCACTAACCATCATACATTCCCGTCGACGACTCTCGTCCAGATCAGTAGAGCAGAGCCTATCATCTCAGATCATTGTCTGAGAAAACAAGTCGGTACTTCCAGAACGAAGACAAGACAGTTCACAGCAACATCCTAACTCGCAAAGCCGAAAGCCAACTGCTACCCTTTCTATCAGAGGTGGGCTAAAAATACCACCTCCGACGTCACAATCCCTCCCCACAGGTTCGCTGGAATACCTTTGGATCGTCATGAAAGCAAGTCTATTTTGGGGCGTGAGGAGCCTAGTTTCTCATGAGCCGTGCTGGCAGCCAGACCATTGTGTGCTGTCCTCGGCACCTACGATCGTTGAGAAGTTCGCTCTTGTGCCCCAGCCCCAGTTCCTAGCGTATACAATCTTTACTCATATTCACTGAGTAGTCTTATAAGCAGCGCCTCGGATGGACTGGGGATTTTAAGAAAGGCCCAGATTGCGAGGCCGACGGTGCCATGAGAAATCAGCCAGAAACACCGCTCATGAACATCTGGCAGTGATAGCGACTTTTCCCTACCAAGGTCTACATAATCAACAGGTCaccaaaaagaaaagtaCCCAGACCACACTCAGTAACACCCTAGAAGCGGCCAGATGGAAATGTGCAATGGACATTCGATGCAACAATACCCCTTGAAGGAAACGAGCAATGCAGGGAAGCGAACTACTTAACCCCCCATGTCGTACTTGGACGCTAGGAACGGGCAGGTGGTAGGGAGTGGGTGGTCAAGGTACCAAACTGCTGGGATCGAGCCacacccatccatccatccacatTGGTTGCAGACTGTCATGACGCGACGAACAGGCCTCCAGCGCAGCAACACTTCCCGAGCGAACGGGAGATGGTGAGGGGGAAGCAGCCGTTATATGCCGGGCCATTTAGTGCGGACGATCCGGGGCTgaacccctcccctttcccctctctcGTCTCATCTCTATTTCGACATCATTTGTATGCGCAAGGGCGGGGGTCTTTTCTGTCTTGTTTTTTCGAGAATCATCGCCGTAGCAAGCCGTCCACAAGCATGTCCTTAAATGTTCGTGTTGGTGTTGTACAGGAACTATGGAACATAAAAACAACAAACTACGGAAACAAGCCCAAGAATGGACTACAGGTCGATGATTCGGGACGCTCAAAACCAAGGCTTGAGGGCAggtcgccgcctccctcgccgaTGACTCCATCTCTATCTCTTTCGGTACGCCGATTGCGCGGATATCTCTCGTCTATGTCTAGAACCTCCCCAGagttttcttcttcccccaTCTCTCTCATCTATCCCTGCGGAAACACACCTTCGTCGCGGCCACTGCTCAAGAGTGACTGCTTAGTCCTGCCAAGTGGGCTTGAAGGTCCAgcgctcctcggcgccctgggAGAAGGgcacgccgagctcgaacagcttgacgatgacgttgGAGAAGTCCTTGAAGAAGGCCTCGTTGTCCTTGGCGTACTGCTCGACATACTTCTTGAAGGTCTTGTCCTGGATCAGGGCGTAGTCGGCGGGGAGCATCATCAGGGACTTGGTGCTCTTGTCCTCGTACTGCGCAACACCGTTAGCAATCGACTCGTTTGCCACGCCTGCCAAGTGGCTAAGGAACGTACCTGAGCGGGACCATCCCACTTCTTCCACTGCCACTTCTCGTTGAGGAGAAGCTTGTAGTAGTCGTTGGTCAAGACGGTAGGGGAGAAGGTCCAGGGGCCGTCGAAACCGGAGCGGTCAGTGTGGCAACGGCCAAGAGCGTGGGCGCCGGACAGGGCGACGATCTCCTGGTCGTTGAATCCCATGCGGTAGAAGATATCGCGGAGGTGCTTCTCGCGCTTCGTGGCGTCGGGGAGACGGCCGTCAGGGGTGCAGGCGGCAGCCTCGCCGTCTTTGCGGCCGGGACGGTAGGGAATAATGGGGCCCTGCATCtcctggatggcggcgacgccgccgaggatcCAGAGGTCAGAGTAGGTGATCCAGGGGAATTGCTCTGTTACGGAGTCAGAAAGGTGCGCCTCATCACAGCAAGAAAGTAACAAGAGAAGACTGGCCAGACTCAGTTGCACTGGGAATTGGGGGTTGGCTTACGCTTAACGGGCTCAAGGAAGTCGCGGGCAGCCTTCAGACCGGCGTTGGCACCGTGGTCAGACTCGGGAGCGAAACGCATGGTGGCGCCGTTGCTGCCACCAGTGCCGGTCTCCTTGTCAAAGGTACCGCTGGCGTGCCATGCGAGACGGACAAGGACGGGGCCGTAGCTGCCGTCGTCATACTGGTCGTTCTCCTCAAGGCGATCGGCAATGACCTTGTACACCTTCTCGTAGTCGGCCTTTGTGGGGTTGACGACCTTGGGAGTCGAGCCGGCGGAAACACCACCCTCCTTAGTGTAGAGGTAGGCACCACCGGCGCCAGCAACGGCCAGCCCGgagagccagagccaggtCGAGCTGCCGGACTTGGCAGGCTCAGAGGAGTAGAAGCGACGGCCCTGCTGGCGGAAGGCCTGGCggggggcgacggcgaaggaGGTGCGAGTAGAGGATCTCAGCGCCGCGCGGGCGAACTGTCTCGTGGAAGAGGCCATCTGTTCGGAAGAGGGACGTTAGAGACCAGAGGTTTTGTGTTAGGGTGTGATGAGGCGACTATATCGGGATATTTCGGTAAAGCATAACGTGGCAGCAGCTCAACGAAACCATGTATGGCGTGTAAGCCATGGTAGCTACGGGGGTAGTACTAACCTTGCTGGGGAACTTGTTTAATATGTTGGTTATAGGATATCAAGGCAGATCGACAAGACAATGGCGATGatgaaagaagaagagagacaCTCGAAAGAGGaaaggggaagagaagggaggaCGGCCGAGAAATTAAATCTCAAGTGGTCGTTGCCCCGGCGGCGTTTGAGAAATACCAATGTACCCTCCATAGCACTAGAGTCAGTTTTCCTCTGGCTGATGCTCTGGGAGGGGGGTAAAGGGACCAAGGGAGGGGACCTTTCGAGGCTTCGTACCTGTGAAATGAGAAATTGATGGTCTCTGAGTGGTCAGAAGCAGGAGCTCCAGTATCGACCGGGGTTTACCAGGGGCCACTTTTCcttggggggtgggggggcgCCGCCTACTTGCAAGGATTGCCTCAATGTGCTCGCGATGCGGGTTCCAATGTTTTCCATTCGCACGTTTTGCTGGCTTACAATAGTGGAACTCGCCTTCGCTGCCTACCTAAGTACCTTACCTAGGAAGGTAGACAGAGACCGGTATCAGTGTTCGAAACGTGCCGTTTTAGGGGACCGCGGTATCTGCATGAGATAAGGCCCAAGGCAAGGGACGTCGCACGACATTGATATGGGATGGGGCTGAccgcttgcttgcttgcttgcttgctgaAGCTGACACATGCCATACCATGTGGCTTGCTCTAACGCAGCGTCCAACACCTTTCTCTTCGTGCTCTGATTTCGATTGTGGAGAGACCTAGCCCTCAATCAAGCAACTCCAAGACCTCATGAGCAACGGCCAGAATCGGACGGCCTAGTTGTTCTTTGCGCAACCTCTCCCAAATGACACATCCGGGGCCATAACCCCAGGCTCCCTCGGCTACCCGGCCGGTTTCCTGCGGAGCCCATTCCGTTGACCGCGGCTGCACGTTGCCCTTTCATCTTGCAGTACCTATTTGTAATGAATGTCCCGGGTACCCAGTTTCTCCATCGTCGAACCCGAGCCCACCCCGTGGGCCGTGGCAACCATCCCCGGCTCGCCGCCCCTTTGGGAGGGAAAAAATCAAACAAAACGTCACGGCGGATCTATCAAACTGAATGCCTAGCGCGCCATGAGCAAGATATTTGAAATACTAGACGACCCATCATTTAAAATCGATCGTGCTGCTTCTGATTGACCTGCGCATCATGCCACCAAAGACCTGGAAAGACTCTGCTCGGGTATGACTCAACGACGGCTTCGGCATGACACCTCACATCGCGTAGGGGAAGAAAAGGTTTCGGGGTTTGCTCTGTGCTGCTCTCGAGGTCTCATCCCGGGCAAATATGTCAGCCCGCCCCTTCGAGCCTTTTACACGTGGACACAGCACACTACTCGGCCCGGGGTCTCTCTTGCATCAACGGGGTCCTCGATGACGCTCAGAAGCACGCCGTTGTCGCCTTTTACCCTTGTCTTGCCCTCCAACTCCCACgggctcggcctcctccccAGCTCACACCACATTCGCCAATGACAGCTGTCTACACCTCAACTGACCCCTTCTCGCGACAATAGCACATGCGTCCTCTGCCGATTGTGTTCGCATTGAAGAATGTGCAGGCGAGTGTTAGTTGAGGTAACCCCTCAGTGCGATTACGCTACCGGCTTGCCAGACTCTCATCACACTCTGCCCCGAAACATACACTCTTGAACGTTGGCCCGTTCAACGGCTACCCAGCCGAAGTAGTTTCTCGGAAAACCTAGCCGTCAACAATCTAAACTCTTAGCCTCCTTTAGTGACATCTGAAACAGGTAAAAACTTCCTGCTGGAAACTCAAGAACGCCCCAGGCCCCCCAGCCCCCTGTCGTTGCTTGGTAAGCAGTCATTCAAGTTTTGGTACCCACCGGCTACACTAACATGCCTGTAGGTTGTCAGTCATATTCAGTCCCAAAGCCTCTTGAGCTCGTTTTACTCGCGTGCAGTCAGTCGCTCACGCCTCGCCGCGTGAAGTACAGGTAGCAAGGCGCACCGGCCTGAACCTCGATCTCTGCGACACCTTAACAGAGTTACAGACCTTGGACTCCAATCCGAACCCTTGCTCAGGCCGGCATCTCTCACCCTTGCACCTCCCCGCAACGGCCAGTTCAGGGACCTCGGCGGCACTGCCCGTACCCTAACCTCTGCATCGTACACCCATGGTCGCCGGGGTATGCGCAGTCATGTACACTGTTGATAGTGTCGCCGGACTGCACAAGCACATTGTTGTTGTTAATGTTGTTGCTGTTTCTTTGAACAAGGTGTTTAAGCTATTATTATCTGCGTCGATGATCGATTCGCAAATCTCGGGGGTTGAGGCCGTGTTGACCTGCGGTGCCCGAAGACGATTCCCTCCAAACATGTTTTACCTTGGCGGAAGACACTGGTCTCTATCTGACCACCTCATAAACACTGCATACAGTACAATTTCCCCGAGGCCAGCCACCCACGCATCATCTGTCGTCGGAACGAGTCGTATAGTACAAAAATCTCAAGGAGCAACTACCCAAGTGGAGGGAACTCCCAAAGCATGAAAACTTGCCTTGTGAACTGGTCTGGCCTAGTTAAAAGGCGCTGTCGTCTGGCCCTCAAGGTCGGGTTCGCCCTGCAGTTCGTAGTACCTGAGGTATCTGGCCTCGGCTCGGTACTTGGTCGCATCGTCCATTTCGGTGTCGGCAACACCGTTTTCCTTCCCGGCGGCAGGCGCCTTGTTCAACAGAGAAATCGAGCCAGGTCTGTAGTATTGTTAGCGCCATGCAAGTGTGGTCATCTGGAAGTTCTTGACTCACCCAAAAATCTCCCTGTCAATGACCAAGAACTGCTTCATCGCGTCCTTGCCACCCCGCTGCTGAAGGTAAGACAAGTAGATCCGGTACAgctccttcttcgtcgaAGCTGACAAGCGGCTCTTGCTACGGAGTTCGTCAAAGATTTGCTTGACGCGGTCGCCATGCTGGTCCTCCACGTCCGTGCTCGTGGCCTGCTGCAATTCGAACTCAAGCCATCTGTCCCAGAAGACGCGGCTGTCGGCGTACCACTGCACATTCTTGAGGAACACATTGCGAGCCTCTTCCACCGAGCCCTTAACCTTCCATAGGAAGAGGGCCCATTCGGTGACGAGGGCTGCTTTGGTGAAGATGTCCACCTGGGGAGAGTCGATTTGCGCCTTAAACACCTCGATAGCCGCGTCCAGGCCGCTCTGACGGCGCTGGAGGTGGGCCCATGAGGTGATGACCTCGATGCAGTCAGGGAGCTTTGTGAGTATCGCCGCATGGATATCGCGGGCGATGTCGACACGTCCGCAGCTCTCCTCGAAATAGGCAAATTGCAGCCTGATGCCCGGACGGCTGATGGGCACATACAAAGTGGCAGCTCGCTGATAGATGATCCTaacctcttcctccttaCCCTCCTGCGCAGACATCCACCGGGCGTATCGGAACCAAAATTCGTCGTAAAAGGCGCACGTCACCAAGCACCGCTCGTAAAGGAATACGATGCGGGTGAAGTTGCCCTCAGACTCTTCAAAGTCGAGGTACTTGCGCCAGTTGGTGAGCTGCGAGCTCTCGAGTTCGGTAACATGGAAGTAAGGACGCTTCATTTCGGATTCGTAGGTCCATCGCTTATTGGTCTCGGCTTGGGTCTGAGTAAAGTACTCGTAGTACATGGCATCGATCTTGGTGCGGATATCACGCTCGACCTCAAGTTCTGTTCGCTGAACGCCGGCATACTGGGCACTCTCCGCCTCGACTTCCGTCCGGAATTTGTCCAACGTCTCGGCGGGAACTAGTTCGGTCACGGGGCGGCTGTGGGAAAGCTGGCGGAAGCGCTCGAAGTACCGGGCATACTGGTGCATCGGAATGTGGATGACGCGAGACAGGATGGCAAAGATCTTGTCTTGGGCCTCCTGTCGCTCTTCGTACTCAATGTACTTGTCCCAGAACGGGTGAGCAAGGAAGTCTAGACCGACACAGGTAGCACCGCGTTCGAAAAGCCTGAAGAAGATGGTCAGTACACCGGGTAAGGGCTGGGGGAAGGGGTTTGGTCGGGAGTATGGGGAAGGCGGGCTATAC includes these proteins:
- a CDS encoding ATP11 protein, translating into MASCRIPALRHIVTSSARAFRASNQRRWAQVHDVRFLATTQQPRTVVEKYRAKLEQKARQEGVSTIDELKAAYSEKIQEEKQKDAISVPGLDSLLNDEPAPKAIPTTATGASEGGAAPANTCQQKQPPLPGSSGNGIKPLDEILDLPKVRELPDKELTAIWRLRHASDPTSLCAVIPTPAYRIMEALARQNPQFILPVPHEQQGAEIHFLQWVFDKASRTATVMFTQLAEFKARGEYAQPHTTITHHTDLADDRGVVLMQGKCLEDRGVKTAHAQWLVMCLQRFYGDAEGKERAAERQKLLEWFRTGDERFSVEKLLDEAERIG
- a CDS encoding Cytochrome c peroxidase, coding for MASSTRQFARAALRSSTRTSFAVAPRQAFRQQGRRFYSSEPAKSGSSTWLWLSGLAVAGAGGAYLYTKEGGVSAGSTPKVVNPTKADYEKVYKVIADRLEENDQYDDGSYGPVLVRLAWHASGTFDKETGTGGSNGATMRFAPESDHGANAGLKAARDFLEPVKQQFPWITYSDLWILGGVAAIQEMQGPIIPYRPGRKDGEAAACTPDGRLPDATKREKHLRDIFYRMGFNDQEIVALSGAHALGRCHTDRSGFDGPWTFSPTVLTNDYYKLLLNEKWQWKKWDGPAQYEDKSTKSLMMLPADYALIQDKTFKKYVEQYAKDNEAFFKDFSNVIVKLFELGVPFSQGAEERWTFKPTWQD
- a CDS encoding Pre-mRNA-processing factor 39, whose product is MTDSLSASRRIFTTSLPLEHLTPPSPYSRPNPFPQPLPGVLTIFFRLFERGATCVGLDFLAHPFWDKYIEYEERQEAQDKIFAILSRVIHIPMHQYARYFERFRQLSHSRPVTELVPAETLDKFRTEVEAESAQYAGVQRTELEVERDIRTKIDAMYYEYFTQTQAETNKRWTYESEMKRPYFHVTELESSQLTNWRKYLDFEESEGNFTRIVFLYERCLVTCAFYDEFWFRYARWMSAQEGKEEEVRIIYQRAATLYVPISRPGIRLQFAYFEESCGRVDIARDIHAAILTKLPDCIEVITSWAHLQRRQSGLDAAIEVFKAQIDSPQVDIFTKAALVTEWALFLWKVKGSVEEARNVFLKNVQWYADSRVFWDRWLEFELQQATSTDVEDQHGDRVKQIFDELRSKSRLSASTKKELYRIYLSYLQQRGGKDAMKQFLVIDREIFGPGSISLLNKAPAAGKENGVADTEMDDATKYRAEARYLRYYELQGEPDLEGQTTAPFN